A window of Diabrotica virgifera virgifera chromosome 9, PGI_DIABVI_V3a contains these coding sequences:
- the LOC114326085 gene encoding G-protein coupled receptor dmsr-1-like encodes MNETAKYCNLTGFQRSYGEIHGPLSIIVCVLGSIANILNICVLTRKEMRCSTNLILTGLAVADLLVMIDYIPFSYHSYFNLDKRKYVSYFSYEWAVFTIFHAHFSQLFHFISCCLTVMLALWRYLTIKNPPITKFWADLKKTIYVIISSYIFCAIVCIPLYLSVTIQEYDAKTDVNGKIIKPLSNQTDFYVNNTKYIVQYVNESYSRLVFWLYTVVIKLVPCVLLTILSTKLILVLLETKKRKNRLLQNRLNLNNLDSDAKPIMNHKVKKDKQADRTSGMLVTVLLLFLITEFPQAILGLLSATMESSFNIECYIPLGEFFLIFL; translated from the coding sequence ATGAACGAAACAGCGAAATACTGCAACCTGACGGGTTTCCAAAGGAGTTACGGAGAGATACACGGACCTTTAAGCATCATCGTGTGCGTTTTAGGCTCTATCGCAAACATATTGAACATTTGTGTCCTTACTAGGAAAGAAATGCGATGTTCTACGAATCTAATCCTGACTGGACTAGCTGTAGCTGACTTGTTAGTTATGATAGACTATATCCCGTTCTCTTATCACAGTTACTTCAATTTGGATAAAAGAAAATACGTGAGTTACTTCAGCTACGAATGGGCTGTCTTTACCATATTTCATGCTCATTTCAGTCAACTGTTCCATTTTATATCGTGCTGTTTGACGGTTATGTTAGCTCTGTGGAGATATCTGACCATCAAAAATCCACCGATCACGAAATTTTGGgctgatttaaaaaaaacaatcTATGTGATAATTAGTTCTTATATTTTTTGTGCGATTGTCTGCATACCGCTCTATTTGTCTGTAACCATCCAGGAATACGACGCCAAAACAGACGTGAATGGTAAAATTATAAAACCCTTATCAAATCAAACAGATTTTTACGTgaataatacaaaatatattgTCCAATATGTCAACGAATCTTACTCGAGACTCGTGTTTTGGTTATACACCGTGGTGATAAAACTAGTGCCATGTGTTTTATTAACAATACTTTCTACGAAGCTTATTTTAGTGTTATTAGAAACTAAGAAACGGAAAAATAGGTTGTTGCAAAATAGGCTTAATTTAAATAATCTTGATTCGGATGCTAAGCCTATTATGAACCATAAAGTGAAAAAGGACAAGCAAGCGGATAGAACCTCTGGAATGTTAGTGActgttttgttgttgtttttgatAACGGAGTTTCCCCAAGCTATATTGGGACTACTTAGTGCTACGATGGAGTCTTCTTTTAATATCGAATGTTATATACCCTTAGgtgagttttttttaatatttttgtag